The Opitutales bacterium ASA1 genome window below encodes:
- the sufD gene encoding Fe-S cluster assembly protein SufD: MISETSSPLATASARNGLEAAFEKHLASQSGAPAWWLDMKRDAFAAYDRLPMPTRRNEQWRFSSMRGLDLSGYDLSTTSTAADASALLATPALVSRRSGRMVFADDSLLAHEPASAELSAKGVIWEPLSEALVRHRDLLQEYFMAQDPKLGSEKFAALHSAFVSTGSLLFVPAGVEVDLPFVTRHWASTEGVAVFPHTLVIAGENARVTLVDLFASATPAQKNFACGFNHLFAGKGARIDYYSLQNWSTGTLGFQINSLVAGKDAKINSLAVNVGCSHFRSESQSILEGEGSDVEMFSLSVTDGDQEVDQRTLQSHLAPNARSNLLFKNALVDQSRTIFSGMIRVAEDAQKTDAYQSNRNLLLSGTAEANSLPGLEIHANDVRCTHGATTSQIDDNELFYLLARGIQRKTAQELLAFGFFEEIIGHIENDEMAAGVRDLLQSKFRADVGRVD, translated from the coding sequence ATGATCTCCGAAACGTCCTCCCCTCTCGCCACCGCTTCCGCCCGCAACGGTCTCGAAGCGGCCTTCGAGAAGCACCTCGCCTCCCAGTCCGGCGCCCCTGCTTGGTGGCTCGACATGAAACGCGACGCGTTCGCCGCCTACGATCGGCTCCCCATGCCGACCCGCCGCAACGAACAATGGCGCTTCTCCAGCATGCGCGGGCTCGACCTCTCCGGCTACGACCTCTCCACCACGTCGACCGCCGCGGACGCTTCGGCGCTTCTCGCCACTCCCGCGCTCGTTTCGCGCCGATCGGGACGCATGGTCTTCGCCGACGATTCGCTCCTCGCCCACGAACCCGCCTCCGCTGAGCTGTCGGCGAAGGGCGTGATCTGGGAACCGCTCTCGGAGGCCCTCGTCCGGCATCGCGACCTCCTGCAAGAGTACTTCATGGCGCAGGATCCCAAGCTCGGATCCGAAAAGTTCGCCGCCCTGCATTCCGCATTCGTATCCACGGGCTCACTACTGTTCGTGCCCGCCGGAGTCGAGGTCGACCTGCCTTTCGTCACCCGTCACTGGGCATCGACCGAAGGAGTCGCCGTCTTCCCGCACACGCTCGTCATCGCCGGCGAGAATGCGCGCGTCACGCTCGTCGATCTCTTCGCCTCCGCCACGCCGGCGCAAAAGAACTTCGCCTGCGGGTTCAACCATCTCTTCGCCGGCAAGGGCGCACGCATCGACTACTACTCGCTGCAGAACTGGAGCACCGGCACGCTCGGCTTCCAGATCAACAGTCTCGTGGCCGGCAAGGACGCGAAGATCAACTCGCTCGCGGTCAACGTCGGTTGCAGCCACTTCCGCTCCGAGAGCCAGAGCATCCTCGAAGGAGAAGGAAGCGACGTGGAGATGTTCTCGCTCAGCGTCACGGACGGCGATCAGGAAGTCGACCAGCGCACGCTCCAGTCCCACCTCGCACCCAACGCCCGTTCCAACCTCCTCTTCAAGAATGCTCTCGTCGACCAGTCGCGCACGATCTTCTCCGGAATGATCCGCGTCGCCGAGGACGCTCAGAAGACGGACGCATACCAATCCAACCGCAACTTGCTTCTCAGCGGCACCGCCGAGGCCAACTCGTTGCCCGGACTGGAAATCCACGCCAACGACGTGCGCTGCACCCACGGCGCGACCACCAGCCAGATCGACGACAACGAGCTGTTCTACCTGCTCGCCCGCGGCATCCAGCGCAAGACCGCGCAGGAGCTGCTCGCGTTCGGCTTCTTCGAGGAAATCATCGGTCACATCGAAAACGACGAGATGGCTGCTGGCGTGCGGGACCTGCTCCAATCGAAGTTCCGGGCCGACGTCGGCCGCGTCGACTGA